A window from Flavobacterium sp. 83 encodes these proteins:
- a CDS encoding aldo/keto reductase, with amino-acid sequence MKYNRCGKSGLLLPQISLGLWHNFGSVDHFENGENIVKAAFDKGITHFDLANNYGPVPGSAETNFGKILKNNFQGNLRDEIVISTKAGYTMWEGPYGDWGSRKYLLSSLDQSLKRMNLDYVDIFYSHRFDPETPLEETMMALDYAVRSGKALYAGISNYNAEQTREATEILKRLGTPCLIHQVKYSMFVREPEAGLLDVLEEKGVGCIAFSPLAQGLLTDKYLTGIPENSRAFNPNGHLQLEEVSDVKVQKIIALNEIAKERNQSLAQMALAWLLKDNRITSVLIGASSVGQLNNNIDSLQNLDFSVDELKKIERILG; translated from the coding sequence ATGAAATACAACAGATGCGGGAAAAGTGGTTTGTTACTACCACAAATTTCTCTTGGATTATGGCATAATTTCGGGTCAGTAGATCATTTTGAAAACGGAGAAAATATTGTCAAAGCCGCTTTTGACAAAGGGATTACGCATTTTGATTTGGCCAACAATTATGGTCCGGTTCCAGGTTCGGCAGAAACTAATTTTGGTAAAATCCTGAAGAATAATTTTCAAGGAAATCTGCGTGATGAAATTGTAATTTCAACCAAAGCTGGTTATACGATGTGGGAAGGTCCTTATGGTGACTGGGGTTCCCGAAAATATTTATTATCGAGTTTAGACCAAAGTTTGAAGCGCATGAATTTGGACTATGTGGATATTTTTTATTCACATCGGTTTGATCCTGAAACGCCTTTGGAAGAAACCATGATGGCGCTTGATTATGCCGTACGAAGCGGAAAAGCGTTGTATGCAGGAATATCCAATTATAATGCAGAACAAACCAGAGAAGCTACTGAAATCCTAAAACGATTGGGAACACCTTGCCTGATTCATCAAGTGAAATATTCGATGTTTGTGCGAGAGCCAGAAGCAGGATTACTAGATGTTTTGGAAGAAAAAGGGGTTGGCTGTATTGCTTTTTCGCCTTTGGCGCAAGGACTTTTAACGGATAAATACCTGACAGGAATTCCGGAGAACTCCAGAGCTTTTAATCCGAATGGACATTTGCAATTAGAAGAAGTTTCGGATGTGAAAGTTCAAAAGATAATAGCTTTGAACGAAATTGCAAAAGAAAGAAACCAATCCTTGGCACAAATGGCTTTAGCTTGGTTATTAAAAGACAACCGAATCACGTCCGTATTGATTGGGGCGAGTTCAGTAGGGCAGTTGAATAACAATATTGACAGTTTGCAGAATTTAGATTTTTCTGTTGATGAATTAAAAAAGATAGAACGTATTTTGGGATAA
- a CDS encoding cellulase family glycosylhydrolase: protein MKKTITKIALLTFCLANLNCSAQKQAPITVKGPQFYKGDKPYSYVGTNYWYGSLLASKKVGDRKRLLRELDLMKKNSIDNLRILVGADGGTYDYTVSPALQYEQGKYNADLLDGLDFLISEMGKRNMYAVLYLNNNWEWSGGMSQYLEWNGYGKIPNPNIKPNTWPQFMDFVKQYHSCEPCMMAFENHIKYILGRKNAYNKQKYSEDPAIMAWQVGNEPRVLNVDNEEKFTAWLNKTVDLIDSLDKNHLISTGSEGKAGSNDDLATYERTHMNPKIDYLTMHIWPKNWGWFKADDAKTTLPIAIEKATAYINEHVEVAKKLGRPIVIEEFGLPRANESLLPNSSVVDRNAFYKAFFERLVKSRNNNEALQGINFWGFGGEGKAVNTSGKWNAGDTFTADPPQEPQGLNSVFSSDKLTLELVKMYNLKLK, encoded by the coding sequence ATGAAAAAGACAATTACAAAAATAGCCTTGTTAACTTTTTGTTTGGCAAACTTAAATTGTTCGGCCCAAAAACAAGCGCCAATAACCGTAAAAGGGCCGCAATTTTACAAAGGTGACAAACCGTATTCGTATGTTGGCACCAATTACTGGTACGGAAGTTTATTGGCATCTAAAAAAGTAGGCGATCGTAAACGATTGCTTCGTGAACTGGATTTAATGAAGAAAAACAGCATTGATAACTTGAGAATCCTAGTAGGTGCAGATGGCGGAACGTACGATTACACCGTTAGTCCGGCTTTGCAATACGAACAGGGAAAATACAATGCCGATTTGCTGGATGGTTTGGATTTCTTGATTTCCGAAATGGGAAAACGCAATATGTACGCAGTTTTGTACCTCAACAACAACTGGGAATGGTCTGGCGGGATGTCACAATATTTAGAATGGAATGGCTACGGTAAAATCCCGAATCCAAACATAAAACCAAATACTTGGCCACAGTTTATGGATTTTGTAAAGCAATACCACAGTTGTGAACCGTGTATGATGGCTTTTGAAAATCATATAAAATATATTTTGGGCCGAAAAAATGCCTATAATAAGCAAAAATATTCCGAAGATCCAGCAATTATGGCTTGGCAAGTAGGTAATGAACCCCGCGTTTTGAATGTTGATAATGAAGAGAAATTTACTGCTTGGCTAAACAAAACGGTAGATTTAATTGATAGTTTAGACAAAAACCACTTGATTTCAACAGGTTCTGAAGGAAAAGCAGGCTCGAATGATGATTTGGCTACCTATGAACGCACGCATATGAATCCGAAAATTGATTATTTAACGATGCATATCTGGCCAAAAAACTGGGGTTGGTTCAAAGCTGATGACGCAAAAACTACTTTACCAATTGCCATAGAAAAAGCTACAGCATACATAAACGAGCATGTTGAAGTAGCTAAAAAATTAGGCAGACCAATAGTTATTGAAGAATTTGGATTACCAAGAGCCAATGAAAGCCTGCTACCAAATTCCTCAGTAGTGGATCGAAATGCATTTTACAAAGCTTTCTTTGAAAGATTAGTAAAAAGCCGTAACAATAATGAGGCGTTACAAGGAATTAATTTTTGGGGTTTTGGTGGCGAAGGAAAAGCCGTTAACACCTCAGGGAAATGGAATGCAGGTGATACTTTTACAGCTGATCCTCCTCAAGAACCACAAGGATTAAACAGCGTTTTTTCTTCAGATAAATTGACATTGGAATTGGTTAAAATGTATAATTTAAAATTGAAATAA
- a CDS encoding TIM-barrel domain-containing protein, whose protein sequence is MNLPKTSILILLLISFCNVLAQNDYTKLIDGVEIKTKNRQRNDAEAIKIQVVSSSILHITASPTATFDTTKSLMLLDPKQNTAKFKIENSNDSVTISTETLSASVSTLTGEIVFKDIFGKVLLQETKGGGKTFNGTTLDGAQSYTVRQSFTSENDEGLYGLGQHQNGIFNYKGTKVLLSQYNTEVAIPFLISSKNYGILWDNNSITKSIDTQNYDKLSTLRLFSDKGDKGWLTATYTNKKDPSKVLSRPESFIDYSYIPSLKNLPDGINLENTTVKWEGAFETDFSGEHQFNLWSSGYANIYIDDKLVAARWRQGWNATNELIRIYLEKGVKHKLRIEWDPLSNESFISLKWSKPLSQEQKNEFAFESEASQKIDYFFVSGKNMDEVISGYRTLTGKATLMPKWSMGFWQSRERYKTQDEIVNTVAEFRKRKIGLDNIVLDWRYWREGQWGSQEFDTDRFPDAKGMMKTLHEKYNTNLMISVWAKFYEDTQNYKNLDAKGFILKRNVAEGRKDWLGFKNAIYDPYNPEARKAFWEIINSKIYSIGIDAWWMDASEPDVHSNMPPEVRTEMIGNNFLGAPEKNYNAFSLMNAKGIYEGQRSVDPNKRIFMLTRSGFAGLQRYAAATWSGDIGSTWKDLKNQIPAGLNFSMSGLPYWTTDIGGFSVETRYENATGETLEEWRELNARWYQYGAFCPLFRAHGQFPYREIFNIAPENHPAYKSILYYNRLRYRMMPYIYSLAGQIYHNDYTMMRGLPMDFNTDKKVLNIADQFMFGPSLLVNPVSEYKKRNRELYLPNTNGWYNFYTSEFLEGGQTINAEATYEQIPLYVKEGSILPCGPNIEFTSQKSTEPLTIYVYTGKDARFTLYEDENINYNYEKDQFSNIEFGYNEAHKTLTIGNRKGHFKRMLKNRTFNIVFIDKTKKATFNLISNSNEGNKVRYNGAEIIVKQ, encoded by the coding sequence ATGAACCTACCAAAAACAAGTATATTGATTTTACTATTAATTTCTTTTTGTAACGTTTTGGCTCAAAATGATTATACAAAACTGATTGATGGTGTTGAAATAAAAACAAAAAACAGACAACGTAACGATGCCGAAGCTATAAAAATACAGGTTGTATCGAGTTCTATCTTACACATAACCGCTAGCCCAACGGCAACATTTGACACCACTAAAAGTCTAATGCTTTTAGATCCAAAACAAAACACTGCAAAATTCAAGATTGAAAACTCAAACGATAGTGTTACCATTTCAACAGAAACCTTAAGTGCATCAGTGTCAACACTCACTGGAGAAATTGTTTTTAAAGATATTTTTGGTAAAGTTCTTTTACAAGAAACTAAAGGTGGTGGTAAAACATTTAATGGAACAACTCTTGACGGAGCACAATCCTATACTGTAAGACAATCTTTTACCTCTGAAAATGATGAAGGTTTATATGGATTAGGACAGCATCAAAATGGGATTTTCAATTACAAAGGAACTAAAGTTCTCTTGTCACAGTACAATACCGAAGTCGCTATTCCTTTTTTAATATCAAGCAAAAATTACGGGATTTTATGGGATAATAATTCGATTACAAAATCTATTGACACTCAAAACTATGATAAATTATCAACTTTAAGACTTTTCTCTGATAAAGGAGACAAAGGTTGGCTTACAGCGACTTATACCAACAAAAAAGATCCGTCTAAAGTACTTTCCAGACCTGAATCTTTTATAGATTACAGCTATATCCCCTCTTTAAAAAACCTACCTGACGGAATTAATCTTGAAAACACAACCGTTAAATGGGAAGGTGCTTTTGAAACCGATTTTTCAGGAGAACATCAATTTAATCTATGGTCATCAGGATATGCAAACATTTATATTGACGATAAATTAGTGGCTGCAAGATGGAGACAAGGCTGGAACGCTACTAATGAACTCATTCGCATTTACTTAGAAAAAGGGGTGAAACACAAACTAAGGATCGAATGGGATCCTTTATCAAATGAGTCTTTTATCAGCTTAAAATGGTCAAAACCTTTGAGTCAGGAACAAAAAAACGAATTTGCATTCGAATCCGAAGCAAGTCAAAAAATCGATTACTTTTTTGTTTCCGGAAAAAATATGGACGAAGTAATCAGCGGATACAGAACCCTTACCGGAAAAGCTACGCTGATGCCTAAGTGGTCTATGGGATTTTGGCAAAGTCGTGAGCGTTACAAAACGCAAGATGAAATAGTAAACACTGTTGCCGAATTCAGAAAAAGAAAAATTGGCTTAGACAACATCGTTCTAGACTGGAGATACTGGAGAGAAGGACAATGGGGAAGTCAGGAATTTGACACTGATCGTTTTCCAGATGCAAAAGGAATGATGAAAACATTGCATGAAAAATACAATACCAATTTGATGATTTCAGTTTGGGCAAAATTCTATGAAGACACCCAAAACTACAAAAATCTGGACGCAAAAGGATTCATATTGAAAAGAAACGTTGCAGAAGGAAGAAAAGACTGGCTAGGTTTTAAAAATGCAATTTATGATCCTTACAATCCCGAAGCGAGAAAAGCATTTTGGGAAATTATAAACAGTAAAATATATTCAATAGGAATTGATGCTTGGTGGATGGATGCCTCTGAGCCAGATGTACATAGCAATATGCCTCCGGAAGTCCGCACAGAAATGATCGGGAACAACTTCTTAGGAGCTCCAGAAAAAAATTACAATGCATTTTCTTTAATGAATGCCAAAGGAATTTATGAAGGACAACGCAGCGTAGATCCAAACAAAAGAATATTTATGCTCACTCGCTCCGGTTTTGCAGGATTACAGCGCTATGCTGCGGCTACTTGGAGTGGCGATATTGGTTCAACATGGAAGGATCTAAAAAATCAAATTCCTGCCGGTTTGAACTTCTCAATGTCTGGGCTACCCTATTGGACTACCGATATTGGAGGATTTTCAGTAGAAACCCGTTATGAAAATGCTACTGGTGAAACTCTTGAAGAATGGAGAGAATTAAATGCCCGCTGGTATCAGTATGGAGCTTTTTGCCCTTTATTCAGAGCACACGGACAGTTTCCATACAGAGAAATATTCAATATTGCGCCCGAAAATCATCCGGCTTACAAAAGCATCTTATATTACAACAGACTTCGTTATAGAATGATGCCTTATATCTATTCTTTAGCAGGGCAAATATATCACAACGATTATACGATGATGCGCGGTCTTCCAATGGATTTTAACACTGATAAAAAAGTATTAAATATTGCTGACCAATTTATGTTTGGACCTTCGTTACTTGTAAATCCTGTTTCAGAATACAAAAAACGCAATCGTGAGTTGTATTTACCAAACACAAACGGTTGGTATAATTTCTATACCAGTGAATTTCTTGAAGGAGGACAAACCATTAATGCCGAAGCTACCTATGAACAAATACCTTTATATGTAAAAGAAGGTTCTATTCTTCCTTGTGGTCCAAATATCGAATTTACTTCTCAAAAATCAACAGAACCTTTAACAATTTATGTATACACAGGAAAAGATGCCCGTTTCACTTTGTATGAAGATGAAAACATCAATTATAACTACGAAAAAGACCAATTTTCAAATATTGAATTTGGCTACAACGAAGCACATAAAACACTGACAATTGGAAATCGAAAAGGACATTTCAAAAGAATGTTAAAAAACAGAACATTTAATATTGTATTCATTGACAAAACTAAAAAAGCTACATTCAATTTGATTTCAAATTCAAATGAAGGTAATAAAGTACGCTACAATGGAGCTGAAATAATTGTAAAACAGTAA